From one Pieris brassicae chromosome 5, ilPieBrab1.1, whole genome shotgun sequence genomic stretch:
- the LOC123709886 gene encoding 2-iminobutanoate/2-iminopropanoate deaminase: MTTVDGSDKVTKTIVTSPEIYKPVGPYSQAILSGKTLYISGVLGLDQQAQLVCGGAEAQARQALDNMKHVLEAGGSSLPGVIKTTILLANLDDFQVVNQIYAQYFPKDPPARATYQVARLPLGAAVEIEAIALSGDLVIAEAGPCPCARL; the protein is encoded by the exons ATGACCACAGTCGATGGATCTGACAAAGTAACCAAAACGATCGTCACTTCTCCGGAAATTTATAAACCCGTTGGACCATACAG ccAAGCAATCCTATCTGGCAAAACTCTGTATATATCTGGAGTCCTCGGGTTGGATCAACAAGCTCAATTAGTCTGCGGCGGCGCTGAAGCTCAAGCTAGACAGGCACTGGACAATATGAAACACGTTTTAGAAGCTGGAGGGTCGTCATTACCAGGCGTCATTAAGACCACTATACTTTTGGCCAATTTAGACGACTTTCAAGTAGTTAATCAAATATATGCCCAAT ATTTTCCTAAGGACCCCCCAGCGCGTGCCACGTATCAGGTGGCTAGGTTACCGCTCGGAGCAGCCGTTGAAATCGAAGCCATTGCCCTCAGCGGGGACCTAGTAATTGCTGAAGCAGGCCCTTGTCCCTGTGCTCgcctataa
- the LOC123709491 gene encoding uncharacterized protein LOC123709491 gives MEEKNMVNIRTNNRNMLQLNRRIHRDEINDVRRSVSNRYTAEDVLDIIKKLKTKTTITSRELNQLKNALMNEPHNIELVLGLHGAIRGIVGELTGTNIKKQCAAAGCLCNLSTGDSKASFNICRAAGTYLVAAVDNMAAELAVTCVWTLGNLAASSMKTCDMLISQGALSKVIEIHPNNELQDACLYALKHFVYQLGDKLKVSDLHTIVEAMSKFQLNTESCQVFFILSCHQYFTEILTEDIILFLLKNLIKYMEEYLLCEKAQPSCELGYICRTLANTNEKIFEYILDFVMKKNASGLCKKVLFIENSFVNNSLLWLFGNIYNTCKANEFFTLIAS, from the exons atggaaGAGAAAAATATGGTAAACATAAGAACTAATAATCGTAACATGCTGCAATTAAATCGTCGGATACATAGGGACGAAATCAATGATGTTCGAAGATCAGTTAGTAATCG GTATACAGCCGAAGAtgtattagatattattaaaaagctaaaaacTAAGACGACTATAACATCAAGGGAATTAAATCAGCTTAAAAATGCTCTTATGAATGAACCACATAATATCGAATTAGTGCTTGGTCTACATGGAGCAATAAGAGGTATTGTAGGAGAGTTAACag gaactaatataaaaaagcaatgTGCTGCAGCAGGATGCCTATGTAACTTATCAACAGGGGACAGCAAGGCTTCATTTAACATCTGTCGAGCTGCTGGCACCTATTTAGTGGCAGCTGTTGATAATATGGCTGCAGAACTAGCA GTGACTTGTGTATGGACTTTAGGAAATTTGGCTGCATCGAGTATGAAGACATGTGACATGTTAATCTCACAAGGAGCTTTATCAAAAGTAATAGAAATTCACCCGAATAATGAATTACAAGATGCTTGCTTGTATGCCctcaaacattttgtttatcagCTGGGAGATAAGTTAAA GGTAAGTGATCTGCATACTATTGTTGAAGCAATGTCTAAGTTCCAGCTAAATACAGAGTCatgccaagttttttttatactttcttGTCATCAATATTTTACTGAAATCTTAACAGAAGATATTATCTTATTTCTGTTAAAGAATTTGATTAAATACATGGAGGAATATCTATTATGTGAAAAGGCACAACCATCTTGTGAGTTAGGGTATATTTGCAGGACTTTAGCaaatacaaatgaaaagatatttgaatacattctagactttgtaatgaaaaaaaatgcaagTGGTTTATGCaagaaagtattatttattgagaattcatttgtaaataattcattactgTGGTTGTTtggtaacatttataatacctGTAAAGCTAATgagttttttactttaatagcTAGCTGa